A single Eubalaena glacialis isolate mEubGla1 chromosome 18, mEubGla1.1.hap2.+ XY, whole genome shotgun sequence DNA region contains:
- the NRN1L gene encoding neuritin-like protein gives MCCRFCHRWQPPCALGLLLLLLPPLERSLVNKPLGFGGGGGGDATTAGPGRCDTIYQGFAECLIRLGDGMGRGGELESVCRSWNDFHTCASRVLLGCPEEAAAVWESLQQEARRAPHPDNLHTLCGTPVRLQERGVGPETNQETLRATAPAPTLGPEPPLLAAALALACLLGPLA, from the exons ATGTGCTGCCGCTTCTGTCACCGCTGGCAACCGCCCTGTGCACTGgggctgttgctgctgctgctgccgcccctTG AACGCTCCCTGGTAAACAAGCCCCTGGGGtttggcggcgggggtgggggggatg CAACCACAGCGGGCCCAGGCCGCTGTGACACCATATACCAGGGCTTTGCCGAGTGTCTCATCCGCTTGGGGGACGGCATGGGCCGCGGAGGTGAGCTGGAGAGCGTCTGCAG GTCTTGGAATGATTTCCACACCTGTGCCTCGCGAGTCTTGTTGGGCTGCCCCGAGGAGGCCGCCGCCGTGTGGGAGTCACTACAGCAAGAAGCTCGCCGGGCCCCACACCCAGATAACTTGCACACTCTGTGCGGCACCCCTGTGCGCCTTCAGGAGCGCGGGGTGGGCCCAGAGACCAACCAGGAGACGCTGCGGGCAACAGCGCCAGCACCCACTCTGGGCCCCGAGCCCCCTCTGCTGGCGGCTGCTCTGGCGCTCGCCTGCCTCCTGGGTCCTCTGGCCTAG